GATAGGTTGTTATCGGTTATGGTGTTCGTGCCGTAAAAGGCGCAAATGCCACCGCCGAAGTATGATGCCCTATTTTTCGACAAGATATTATTGGTTATGGTGTTCGTGCCGTAGAAGGCGCAAATGCCGCCACCGGCATCGTTGGCGTAGGAGTTTGCTGAATTACCCGATAGGATATTATTGGTCAGCGTGTTCGTACCGCGATAGGCTAAAATGCCGCCACCGTGGTAGCGATAAATGTTATTTCCATTGACGCTTACGGGACCACTGCCATTCGCATGCCCCCCTATAATGCTAAATCCATCAATGGTTACGCCTATGCCGCCACTCGTTGGCGCAGAAGCCAATACAACGTGATAAGCATTTTCGCCATTGCCTGTAATAGAAAGTGTTGCGCCGCTACCTGTTACGACATCATCGCCATTGAAGTCACCGCTTAGGGTGGTGACGTTGGCGGCACTATTGCGCACGCCACCGCCTGCGGGATAGCCACCCCACAGCACCAAGCCGTCGGGTAGATGGAAGGTAATATCACGAGCATCAGCAGTAGTCATTTCGGTGCAGCCGTTGTAGGGCTTTTTGGTAGGGAGATAAGTACCCGCAGCTACTTTGATAGTATCTATAATACTACAACAATGCGCTACGGCAAGGGCTTCGTCCAAAGTTTTGTAGGCAGTTGCCCACGTTTCTCCGTTGCCGCTTGCAGCGATGCTCGCATCTACATAGAGCGTAACGACACTTGGGCAAGAATTAAACCACTCATACGCCCCCATATCTATACCTGTGCCTTGTGGGCGGGCAGTGCCGAGTATATCGGTAGCGGGTGCGCCTGTGGCAGTACCTGCATTGATAGCGGGGCTGGTGCTTTGTAAAAACAAACCATCATCTGCCGTGCGGTGGAGATTGTCCGCGCCGTCTATATCGGCAGCATTGACGAAAAGTGGGTCGGTCTCGAAAATATTGCCAGATTGTGTGCCCAAATTGTTGTAATTTGCATCGGTATAAGTACCCGAAGCTAACTGCAAGAGGTTATTGGTGAAGGTAACCGTAACCATAGCAAGATTATTATAATAATCTGCCCCTGCTACGATGCTGCTGCCCCCTTTTTGGTTGCCCCAGAAAATATTGTTTGTGAAATTAGCTATACCTGACATATCGGCATCTAAGTAAATCCCGCCGCCGTTGCCTGCCGAATTCCCCAAAAGGGTGTTATTGGTAAACGTATTTGTATGCTCATGAGCGTAAATCCCGCCGCCGTTGCCTGCCGTATTCCCCGAAAGGGAGTTATTGGTGATGGTATTCGTGCTGTAGTTAGTGTAAATCCCGCCGCCGTTGCCTGCCGAATTCCCCGAAAGGGTGTTATTGGCGATAGTATTGGTGGCGAAGGAAGTGTAAATCCCGCCGCCGTAGCCGCTTGCCGAATTGCCCGAAAGGGTGTTATTGGCGATAGTATTGGTGGCGTAGTAAGTGTAAATCCCGCCGCCGTAGCCTGACGAATTCCCCGAAAGGGTGTTATTAGTGAGGGTATTCGTGCCGCCTTCGGTGTAAATCCCGCCGCCGCCGTCTGCCGAATTCCCCGAAAGGGTATTATTGGTGATGGTATTCGTGCCATTATATGTATAAATCCCGCCGCCAACGTTTCTGTAGATAGTATACCCATTGACAGTAATATAGTTGCTTCCGTTTGCATTACCGCCTGTGATAGTGAAGCCATCCACAGTAACCCCCACACCACCACTCCCTGTGGAAGCCAATACAACGTGGTAGGCGTTATCAGTGGCATCGCCTGCCGTGCCTATATCGCCGCTAAGGGTGGTTACATTCGTCGTGATGAGCCGTTGGCTCAGAGCCGTCTCGGTGCCTGCAAAGCCACCATAGAGTTTTACGCCGTCTTTGACATAAAAAGTGTAGTCGCGTGGGGTGCTACAACTCACGCAACCCGTTGGGTAAGCGGTAGGCTTGTAAGTGCCTGCCTTAACCCATACGGCATCGCCTGCTGCGGAAGCGTTAATCATTGCGTGTAAATCGCCACTGGCATTCGCCCACGAAGAGCCGTCGCCGCTGCCTGTGGCAGTAGGGGCTACATAGCGCGTCGTTTGTGCCAGAGTAGCCGTTGCGCCGCAAA
The window above is part of the Sphingobacteriales bacterium genome. Proteins encoded here:
- a CDS encoding right-handed parallel beta-helix repeat-containing protein gives rise to the protein MSFRKNKLILVPALRAPDALEPISAKSIFGERISLRASSVVFLFFNLQNFNIMKKVITLLFALLCGATATLAQTTRYVAPTATGSGDGSSWANASGDLHAMINASAAGDAVWVKAGTYKPTAYPTGCVSCSTPRDYTFYVKDGVKLYGGFAGTETALSQRLITTNVTTLSGDIGTAGDATDNAYHVVLASTGSGGVGVTVDGFTITGGNANGSNYITVNGYTIYRNVGGGIYTYNGTNTITNNTLSGNSADGGGGIYTEGGTNTLTNNTLSGNSSGYGGGIYTYYATNTIANNTLSGNSASGYGGGIYTSFATNTIANNTLSGNSAGNGGGIYTNYSTNTITNNSLSGNTAGNGGGIYAHEHTNTFTNNTLLGNSAGNGGGIYLDADMSGIANFTNNIFWGNQKGGSSIVAGADYYNNLAMVTVTFTNNLLQLASGTYTDANYNNLGTQSGNIFETDPLFVNAADIDGADNLHRTADDGLFLQSTSPAINAGTATGAPATDILGTARPQGTGIDMGAYEWFNSCPSVVTLYVDASIAASGNGETWATAYKTLDEALAVAHCCSIIDTIKVAAGTYLPTKKPYNGCTEMTTADARDITFHLPDGLVLWGGYPAGGGVRNSAANVTTLSGDFNGDDVVTGSGATLSITGNGENAYHVVLASAPTSGGIGVTIDGFSIIGGHANGSGPVSVNGNNIYRYHGGGILAYRGTNTLTNNILSGNSANSYANDAGGGICAFYGTNTITNNILSKNRASYFGGGICAFYGTNTITDNNLSGNWANTNGGGIGTFIGSNNTLANNTLSGNSAGYGGGIYTNNSTNTLTNNTLLGNSAGWGGGIYTDISSTNTITNNTLSGNSSGNGGGIYIGNSTNTLTNNTLSGNSSGNGGGIYIDNGTNTLTNNTLSGNWATNGGGGGGGVYTNNGTNAFINNIFWGK